From Leopardus geoffroyi isolate Oge1 chromosome B4, O.geoffroyi_Oge1_pat1.0, whole genome shotgun sequence, a single genomic window includes:
- the ERBB3 gene encoding receptor tyrosine-protein kinase erbB-3 isoform X1: MRANGALQVLGFFLSLARGSEVGNSQAVCPGTLNGLSVTGDAENQYQTLHKLYERCEVVMGNLEIVLTGHNADLSFLQWIREVTGYVLVAMNEFSTLPLPNLRVVRGTQVYDGKFAIFVMLNYNTNSSHALRQLRFTQLTEILSGGVYIEKNDKLCHMDTIDWRDIVRDRDAEIVVKDNGKSCPPCHEACKGRCWGPRLEDCQTLTKTICAPQCNGHCFGPNPNQCCHDECAGGCSGPQDTDCFACRLFNDSGACVRQCPQPLVYNKLTFQLEPNPHTKYQYGGVCVASCPHNFVVDQTSCVRACPPDKMEVDKNGLKMCEPCGGLCPKACEGTGSGSRFQTVDSSNIDGFVNCTKILGNLDFLITGLNGDPWHKIPALDPEKLNVFRTVREITGYLNIQSWPPHMHNFSVFSNLTTIGGRSLYNRGFSLLIMKNLNITSLGLRSLKEISAGRIYISANRQLCYHHSLNWTRLLRGPPEERLDIKHNRPRRDCVAEGKVCDPLCSSGGCWGPGPGQCLSCRNYSRGGVCVTHCNFLNGEPREFAHEAECFSCHPECQPMEGSATCNGSGSDACAQCAHFRDGPHCVSSCPYGVLGAKGPIYKYPDSQNECRPCHENCTQGCKGPELQDCLGQTPALISKTHLAMGLTVVVGLAVVFLILGGTFLYLRGRRIQNKRAMRRYLERGESIEPLDPSEKANKVLARIFKETELRKLKVLGSGVFGTVHKGVWIPEGESIKIPVCIKVIEDKSGRQSFQDVTDHMLAIGSLDHAHIVRLLGLCPGSSLQLVTQYLPLGSLLDHVRQHRGALGPQLLLNWGVQIAKGMYYLEEHGMVHRNLAARNVLLKSPSQVQVADFGVADLLPPDDKQLLHSEAKTPIKWMALESIHFGKYTHQSDVWSYGVTVWELMTFGAEPYAGLRLAEVPDLLEKGERLAQPQICTIDVYMVMVKCWMIDENIRPTFKELANEFTRMARDPPRYLVIKRESGPGIPPGAEPPALTNKELEEVELEPELELDLDLESEEDGLAATLGSALSLPVGTLNRPRGSQSLLSPSSGYMPMNQGNLGEACQESAVCGGGERCPRPVSLHPLPRGRLASESSEGHVTGSEAELQEKVSMCRSRSRSPRPRGDSAYHSQRHSLLTPVTPLSPPGLEEEDVNGYVMPDAHLKGTPSSREGTLSSVGLSSVLGTEEEDEDEEYEYMNRRRRRSPPRPPRPSSLEELGYEYMDVGSDLSASLGSTQSCPLNPVPIMATAGTTPDEDYEYMNRRHGGGAPGGDYAAMGACPAAEQGYEEMRAFQGPGHHAPHVHCARLKTLRSLEATDSAFDNPDYWHSRLFPKANAQRT, encoded by the exons ATGAGGGCGAATGGGGCTCTGCAGGTGCTGGGCTTCTTTCTCAGCTTGGCCCGGGGCTCCGAGGTGGGCAACTCGCAGGCAG TCTGTCCCGGGACTCTGAATGGGCTGAGCGTGACTGGCGATGCCGAGAACCAGTACCAGACGTTGCACAAACTCTAcgagaggtgtgaggtggtgatGGGGAACCTTGAGATTGTGCTCACAGGACACAATGCTGATCTCTCCTTCCTGCAG TGGATCCGAGAAGTGACCGGCTATGTCCTCGTGGCCATGAATGAGTTCTCTACACTGCCACTACCCAACCTCCGGGTGGTGCGGGGGACCCAGGTCTACGATGGGAAGTTTGCCATCTTTGTCATGTTGAACTATAACACCAACTCTAGCCACGCTCTGCGCCAGCTCCGCTTTACTCAGCTCACCG AGATTCTGTCAGGGGGTGTTTATATTGAGAAGAATGATAAACTTTGTCACATGGACACAATCGACTGGAGGGACATCGTGAGGGACCGAGATGCCGAGATAGTGGTGAAGGACAATGGCAAGAGCT GTCCCCCCTGTCATGAGGCCTGCAAGGGGCGCTGCTGGGGTCCTAGACTGGAAGACTGCCAGACAT tGACCAAGACCATCTGTGCCCCTCAGTGTAATGGTCACTGCTTTGGGCCCAACCCCAACCAGTGCTGCCATGATGAGTGTGCAGGGGGCTGCTCAGGCCCTCAGGATACAGACTGCTTT GCCTGTCGACTCTTCAATGACAGTGGGGCGTGTGTACGCCAGTGTCCACAGCCTCTTGTTTACAACAAGCTAACTTTCCAGCTGGAACCCAATCCCCACACCAAGTATCAGTATGGTGGAGTTTGTGTAGCCAGCTGTCCCC ATAACTTTGTGGTAGATCAAACATCTTGTGTCCGGGCCTGTCCTCCTGACAAGATGGAAGTAGATAAAAATGGACTCAAGATGTGTGAACCTTGTGGGGGGCTGTGCCCTAAAG CCTGTGAGGGGACGGGCTCCGGGAGCCGCTTCCAGACTGTGGACTCTAGCAACATTGATGGGTTTGTGAACTGCACCAAGATCCTGGGCAACCTGGACTTTCTTATCACTGGCCTCAATGG CGACCCCTGGCACAAGATCCCTGCCCTGGACCCTGAGAAGCTCAATGTCTTCCGGACAGTACGGGAGATCACAG GTTACCTGAACATCCAATCCTGGCCTCCCCATATGCACAACTTCAGTGTCTTTTCCAACCTGACAACCATTGGGGGCAGGAGCCTCTACAA CCGGGGCTTCTCTTTGTTGATCATGAAGAACTTGAATATAACATCGTTGGGCCTCCGATCTTTGAAAGAAATCAGTGCCGGGCGTATCTACATAAGCGCCAATAGGCAGCTGTGCTACCACCATTCTCTGAACTGGACCCGGCTGCTGCGGGGGCCTCCGGAAGAGAGACTAGACATCAAACATAACCGGCCCCGCAGAGACTGTG TGGCAGAGGGCAAAGTATGTGATCCCCTGTGCTCCTCTGGGGGATGCTGGGGCCCAGGTCCTGGTCAGTGCCTATCCTGTCGAAACTACAGCCGAGGCGGTGTCTGTGTGACCCACTGCAACTTTCTGAATGG GGAGCCTCGTGAGTTTGCCCATGAGGCTGAATGCTTCTCCTGTCACCCGGAGTGCCAACCCATGGAGGGTAGTGCCACATGCAATGGCTCG GGCTCTGATGCATGTGCTCAGTGTGCCCATTTTCGAGATGGGCCTCACTGTGTGAGCAGCTGCCCCTATGGAGTCCTTGGTGCCAAGGGCCCCATCTACAAGTACCCAGATTCTCAGAATGAATGTCGGCCCTGCCATGAGAACTGCACCCAGGG GTGTAAGGGACCAGAGCTACAAGACTGTTTAGGCCAAACACCAGCACTGATCAG CAAAACCCATCTGGCAATGGGTTTAACAGTGGTAGTAGGATTGGCAGTGGTTTTCCTGATCCTGGGAGGCACTTTTCTCTATTTGCGTGGGCGCCGGATTCAGAATAAGAGGGCTATGAGGCGCTACTTGGAACGGGGTGAG AGCATAGAACCTCTGGATCCCAGTGAGAAGGCTAACAAAGTCTTGGCCAGAATCTTCAAAGAAACAGAGCTGAGGAAGCTTAAAGTGCTTGGCTCGGGCGTCTTTGGAACTGTGCACAAA GGAGTGTGGATTCCTGAGGGTGAATCAATCAAGATTCCAGTCTGCATTAAAGTCATTGAGGATAAGAGTGGACGGCAAAGTTTTCAAGATGTGACAGAC CACATGCTGGCCATTGGCAGCCTAGACCATGCCCACATTGTACGGCTGCTGGGACTGTGCCCAGGGTCATCTCTGCAGCTTGTCACTCAGTACTTGcctctgggctccctgctggATCACGTGAGACAACACCGTGGAGCACTGGGGCCCCAGCTGCTGCTCAACTGGGGAGTACAGATTGCCAAG GGTATGTACTACCTTGAGGAGCATGGTATGGTGCATAGGAACTTGGCTGCCCGAAATGTGCTACTGAAGTCACCCAGTCAGGTTCAGGTGGCAGATTTTGGGGTGGCGGACCTGCTGCCCCCTGATGATAAGCAGCTACTACACAGTGAGGCCAAG ACTCCAATTAAGTGGATGGCCCTCGAGAGTATCCATTTTGGGAAATACACACACCAGAGTGACGTCTGGAGCTATG GAGTGACAGTTTGGGAGCTGATGACCTTTGGGGcagagccctatgctgggctaCGACTGGCTGAAGTACCAGACCTGCTAGAGAAGGGGGAGCGATTGGCGCAGCCTCAGATCTGTACCATTGATGTGTACATGGTCATGGTCAAGT GTTGGATGATTGATGAGAATATTCGCCCAACCTTTAAAGAACTAGCCAATGAGTTTACCAGGATGGCCCGAGACCCACCACGGTATCTGGTCATAAAG AGAGAAAGTGGGCCTGGAATACCCCCTGGGGCAGAACCCCCTGCTCTGACAAACAAGGAACTGGAGGAAGTGGAGCTGGAGCCAGAACTTGAGCTGGACCTGGACTTGGAATCAGAGGAGGATGGCCTGGCAGCCACACTAGGCTCTGCTCTCAGCCTGCCAGTTGGAACACTTAATCGGCCCCGTGGG AGCCAGAGCCTTTTAAGCCCATCATCTGGCTATATGCCTATGAACCAGGGTAATCTTGGGGAGGCCTGCCAG GAGTCTGCAGTCTGTGGGGGTGGTGAGCGGTGTCCCCGTCCAGTCTCCCTGCACCCACTGCCACGGGGACGCCTGGCATCAGAGTCTTCAGAAGGCCATGTGACAGGCTCTGAGGCTGAGCTCCAGGAGAAGGTGTCAATGTGtaggagccggagccggagcccaCGGCCACGTGGAGACAGTGCCTACCATTCCCAGCGCCACAGCCTGCTCACTCCTGTCACCCCACTCTCCCCACCAGGATTAGAGGAAGAGGATGTCAATGGATATGTCATGCCAGATGCACACCTCAAAG GTACTCCCTCCTCCCGGGAGGGCACCCTTTCTTCAGTGGGCCTCAGTTCTGTCCTGGGTActgaagaagaagatgaagatgaGGAATATGAATACATGAACCGGAGAAGAAGGCGCAGTCCGCCTCGTCCCCCTAGGCCTAGCTCTCTTGAGGAGCTGGGTTATGAGTACATGGATGTGGGATCAGACCTCAGCGCTTCCCTGGGCAGCACACAGAGTTGCCCACTCAACCCTGTGCCAATCATGGCCACTGCTGGCACAACCCCGGATGAGGACTATGAATATATGAATCGGCGACATGGTGGGGGAGCTCCTGGGGGAGATTATGCAGCTATGGGGGCCTGCCCAGCAGCTGAACAAGGGTATGAAGAGATGAGAGCTTTCCAGGGGCCTGGACACCATGCCCCCCATGTCCACTGTGCCCGCCTGAAAACTCTACGTAGTTTAGAAGCCACTGACTCCGCTTTTGATAACCCTGATTACTGGCACAGCAGGCTTTTCCCCAAGGCTAATGCTCAGAGAACATAA
- the ERBB3 gene encoding receptor tyrosine-protein kinase erbB-3 isoform X2, whose product MRANGALQVLGFFLSLARGSEVGNSQAVCPGTLNGLSVTGDAENQYQTLHKLYERCEVVMGNLEIVLTGHNADLSFLQWIREVTGYVLVAMNEFSTLPLPNLRVVRGTQVYDGKFAIFVMLNYNTNSSHALRQLRFTQLTEILSGGVYIEKNDKLCHMDTIDWRDIVRDRDAEIVVKDNGKSCPPCHEACKGRCWGPRLEDCQTLTKTICAPQCNGHCFGPNPNQCCHDECAGGCSGPQDTDCFACRLFNDSGACVRQCPQPLVYNKLTFQLEPNPHTKYQYGGVCVASCPHNFVVDQTSCVRACPPDKMEVDKNGLKMCEPCGGLCPKACEGTGSGSRFQTVDSSNIDGFVNCTKILGNLDFLITGLNGDPWHKIPALDPEKLNVFRTVREITGYLNIQSWPPHMHNFSVFSNLTTIGGRSLYNRGFSLLIMKNLNITSLGLRSLKEISAGRIYISANRQLCYHHSLNWTRLLRGPPEERLDIKHNRPRRDCVAEGKVCDPLCSSGGCWGPGPGQCLSCRNYSRGGVCVTHCNFLNGEPREFAHEAECFSCHPECQPMEGSATCNGSGSDACAQCAHFRDGPHCVSSCPYGVLGAKGPIYKYPDSQNECRPCHENCTQGCKGPELQDCLGQTPALISKTHLAMGLTVVVGLAVVFLILGGTFLYLRGRRIQNKRAMRRYLERGESIEPLDPSEKANKVLARIFKETELRKLKVLGSGVFGTVHKGVWIPEGESIKIPVCIKVIEDKSGRQSFQDVTDHMLAIGSLDHAHIVRLLGLCPGSSLQLVTQYLPLGSLLDHVRQHRGALGPQLLLNWGVQIAKTPIKWMALESIHFGKYTHQSDVWSYGVTVWELMTFGAEPYAGLRLAEVPDLLEKGERLAQPQICTIDVYMVMVKCWMIDENIRPTFKELANEFTRMARDPPRYLVIKRESGPGIPPGAEPPALTNKELEEVELEPELELDLDLESEEDGLAATLGSALSLPVGTLNRPRGSQSLLSPSSGYMPMNQGNLGEACQESAVCGGGERCPRPVSLHPLPRGRLASESSEGHVTGSEAELQEKVSMCRSRSRSPRPRGDSAYHSQRHSLLTPVTPLSPPGLEEEDVNGYVMPDAHLKGTPSSREGTLSSVGLSSVLGTEEEDEDEEYEYMNRRRRRSPPRPPRPSSLEELGYEYMDVGSDLSASLGSTQSCPLNPVPIMATAGTTPDEDYEYMNRRHGGGAPGGDYAAMGACPAAEQGYEEMRAFQGPGHHAPHVHCARLKTLRSLEATDSAFDNPDYWHSRLFPKANAQRT is encoded by the exons ATGAGGGCGAATGGGGCTCTGCAGGTGCTGGGCTTCTTTCTCAGCTTGGCCCGGGGCTCCGAGGTGGGCAACTCGCAGGCAG TCTGTCCCGGGACTCTGAATGGGCTGAGCGTGACTGGCGATGCCGAGAACCAGTACCAGACGTTGCACAAACTCTAcgagaggtgtgaggtggtgatGGGGAACCTTGAGATTGTGCTCACAGGACACAATGCTGATCTCTCCTTCCTGCAG TGGATCCGAGAAGTGACCGGCTATGTCCTCGTGGCCATGAATGAGTTCTCTACACTGCCACTACCCAACCTCCGGGTGGTGCGGGGGACCCAGGTCTACGATGGGAAGTTTGCCATCTTTGTCATGTTGAACTATAACACCAACTCTAGCCACGCTCTGCGCCAGCTCCGCTTTACTCAGCTCACCG AGATTCTGTCAGGGGGTGTTTATATTGAGAAGAATGATAAACTTTGTCACATGGACACAATCGACTGGAGGGACATCGTGAGGGACCGAGATGCCGAGATAGTGGTGAAGGACAATGGCAAGAGCT GTCCCCCCTGTCATGAGGCCTGCAAGGGGCGCTGCTGGGGTCCTAGACTGGAAGACTGCCAGACAT tGACCAAGACCATCTGTGCCCCTCAGTGTAATGGTCACTGCTTTGGGCCCAACCCCAACCAGTGCTGCCATGATGAGTGTGCAGGGGGCTGCTCAGGCCCTCAGGATACAGACTGCTTT GCCTGTCGACTCTTCAATGACAGTGGGGCGTGTGTACGCCAGTGTCCACAGCCTCTTGTTTACAACAAGCTAACTTTCCAGCTGGAACCCAATCCCCACACCAAGTATCAGTATGGTGGAGTTTGTGTAGCCAGCTGTCCCC ATAACTTTGTGGTAGATCAAACATCTTGTGTCCGGGCCTGTCCTCCTGACAAGATGGAAGTAGATAAAAATGGACTCAAGATGTGTGAACCTTGTGGGGGGCTGTGCCCTAAAG CCTGTGAGGGGACGGGCTCCGGGAGCCGCTTCCAGACTGTGGACTCTAGCAACATTGATGGGTTTGTGAACTGCACCAAGATCCTGGGCAACCTGGACTTTCTTATCACTGGCCTCAATGG CGACCCCTGGCACAAGATCCCTGCCCTGGACCCTGAGAAGCTCAATGTCTTCCGGACAGTACGGGAGATCACAG GTTACCTGAACATCCAATCCTGGCCTCCCCATATGCACAACTTCAGTGTCTTTTCCAACCTGACAACCATTGGGGGCAGGAGCCTCTACAA CCGGGGCTTCTCTTTGTTGATCATGAAGAACTTGAATATAACATCGTTGGGCCTCCGATCTTTGAAAGAAATCAGTGCCGGGCGTATCTACATAAGCGCCAATAGGCAGCTGTGCTACCACCATTCTCTGAACTGGACCCGGCTGCTGCGGGGGCCTCCGGAAGAGAGACTAGACATCAAACATAACCGGCCCCGCAGAGACTGTG TGGCAGAGGGCAAAGTATGTGATCCCCTGTGCTCCTCTGGGGGATGCTGGGGCCCAGGTCCTGGTCAGTGCCTATCCTGTCGAAACTACAGCCGAGGCGGTGTCTGTGTGACCCACTGCAACTTTCTGAATGG GGAGCCTCGTGAGTTTGCCCATGAGGCTGAATGCTTCTCCTGTCACCCGGAGTGCCAACCCATGGAGGGTAGTGCCACATGCAATGGCTCG GGCTCTGATGCATGTGCTCAGTGTGCCCATTTTCGAGATGGGCCTCACTGTGTGAGCAGCTGCCCCTATGGAGTCCTTGGTGCCAAGGGCCCCATCTACAAGTACCCAGATTCTCAGAATGAATGTCGGCCCTGCCATGAGAACTGCACCCAGGG GTGTAAGGGACCAGAGCTACAAGACTGTTTAGGCCAAACACCAGCACTGATCAG CAAAACCCATCTGGCAATGGGTTTAACAGTGGTAGTAGGATTGGCAGTGGTTTTCCTGATCCTGGGAGGCACTTTTCTCTATTTGCGTGGGCGCCGGATTCAGAATAAGAGGGCTATGAGGCGCTACTTGGAACGGGGTGAG AGCATAGAACCTCTGGATCCCAGTGAGAAGGCTAACAAAGTCTTGGCCAGAATCTTCAAAGAAACAGAGCTGAGGAAGCTTAAAGTGCTTGGCTCGGGCGTCTTTGGAACTGTGCACAAA GGAGTGTGGATTCCTGAGGGTGAATCAATCAAGATTCCAGTCTGCATTAAAGTCATTGAGGATAAGAGTGGACGGCAAAGTTTTCAAGATGTGACAGAC CACATGCTGGCCATTGGCAGCCTAGACCATGCCCACATTGTACGGCTGCTGGGACTGTGCCCAGGGTCATCTCTGCAGCTTGTCACTCAGTACTTGcctctgggctccctgctggATCACGTGAGACAACACCGTGGAGCACTGGGGCCCCAGCTGCTGCTCAACTGGGGAGTACAGATTGCCAAG ACTCCAATTAAGTGGATGGCCCTCGAGAGTATCCATTTTGGGAAATACACACACCAGAGTGACGTCTGGAGCTATG GAGTGACAGTTTGGGAGCTGATGACCTTTGGGGcagagccctatgctgggctaCGACTGGCTGAAGTACCAGACCTGCTAGAGAAGGGGGAGCGATTGGCGCAGCCTCAGATCTGTACCATTGATGTGTACATGGTCATGGTCAAGT GTTGGATGATTGATGAGAATATTCGCCCAACCTTTAAAGAACTAGCCAATGAGTTTACCAGGATGGCCCGAGACCCACCACGGTATCTGGTCATAAAG AGAGAAAGTGGGCCTGGAATACCCCCTGGGGCAGAACCCCCTGCTCTGACAAACAAGGAACTGGAGGAAGTGGAGCTGGAGCCAGAACTTGAGCTGGACCTGGACTTGGAATCAGAGGAGGATGGCCTGGCAGCCACACTAGGCTCTGCTCTCAGCCTGCCAGTTGGAACACTTAATCGGCCCCGTGGG AGCCAGAGCCTTTTAAGCCCATCATCTGGCTATATGCCTATGAACCAGGGTAATCTTGGGGAGGCCTGCCAG GAGTCTGCAGTCTGTGGGGGTGGTGAGCGGTGTCCCCGTCCAGTCTCCCTGCACCCACTGCCACGGGGACGCCTGGCATCAGAGTCTTCAGAAGGCCATGTGACAGGCTCTGAGGCTGAGCTCCAGGAGAAGGTGTCAATGTGtaggagccggagccggagcccaCGGCCACGTGGAGACAGTGCCTACCATTCCCAGCGCCACAGCCTGCTCACTCCTGTCACCCCACTCTCCCCACCAGGATTAGAGGAAGAGGATGTCAATGGATATGTCATGCCAGATGCACACCTCAAAG GTACTCCCTCCTCCCGGGAGGGCACCCTTTCTTCAGTGGGCCTCAGTTCTGTCCTGGGTActgaagaagaagatgaagatgaGGAATATGAATACATGAACCGGAGAAGAAGGCGCAGTCCGCCTCGTCCCCCTAGGCCTAGCTCTCTTGAGGAGCTGGGTTATGAGTACATGGATGTGGGATCAGACCTCAGCGCTTCCCTGGGCAGCACACAGAGTTGCCCACTCAACCCTGTGCCAATCATGGCCACTGCTGGCACAACCCCGGATGAGGACTATGAATATATGAATCGGCGACATGGTGGGGGAGCTCCTGGGGGAGATTATGCAGCTATGGGGGCCTGCCCAGCAGCTGAACAAGGGTATGAAGAGATGAGAGCTTTCCAGGGGCCTGGACACCATGCCCCCCATGTCCACTGTGCCCGCCTGAAAACTCTACGTAGTTTAGAAGCCACTGACTCCGCTTTTGATAACCCTGATTACTGGCACAGCAGGCTTTTCCCCAAGGCTAATGCTCAGAGAACATAA
- the PA2G4 gene encoding proliferation-associated protein 2G4, producing MSGEDEQQEQTIAEDLVVTKYKMGGDIANRVLRSLVEASCSGVSVLSLCEKGDAMIMEETGKIFKKEKEMKKGIAFPTSISVNNCVCHFSPLKSDQDYILKEGDLVKIDLGVHVDGFIANVAHTFVVDVAQGTQVTGRKADVIKAAHLCAEAALRLVKPGNQNTQVTEAWNKVAHSFNCTPIEGMLSHQLKQHVIDGEKTIIQNPTDQQKKDHEKAEFEVHEVYAVDVLVSSGEGKAKDAGQRTTIYKRDPSKQYGLKMKTSRAFFSEVERRFDAMPFTLRAFEDEKKARMGVVECAKHELLQPFNVLYEKEGEFVAQFKFTVLLMPNGPMRITSGPFEPDLYKSEMEVQDAELKALLQSSASRKTQKKKKKKASKTAENATSGETLEENEAGD from the exons ATGTCGGGCGAGGACGAGCAGCAGGAGCAAACTATCGCCGAGGACCTGGTTGTGACCAAGTATAAGATGGGGGGCGACATCGCCAACC GGGTACTTCGGTCTTTGGTGGAAGCATCCTGCTCAGGTGTGTCCGTACTGAGCCTGTGTGAGAAAGGTGATGCCATGATTATGGAAGAGACAGGgaaaattttcaagaaagaaaaagaaatgaagaaag GTATTGCCTTTCCCACCAGCATTTCAGTAAATAACTGTGTATGTCACTTCTCCCCTTTGAAGAGCGACCAGGACTATATTCTCAAGGAAGGTGACTTGGTAAAAAT TGACCTTGGGGTCCATGTGGATGGCTTCATCGCTAATGTGGCTCACACTTTTGTGGTTGATGTAGCTCAG GGGACCCAAGTAACAGGGCGGAAAGCAGATGTCATTAAGGCAGCTCACCTTTGTGCTGAAGCTGCCCTGCGCCTGGTCAAACCTGGAAACCAG AACACACAAGTGACAGAAGCCTGGAACAAAGTTGCCCACTCATTTAATTGCACACCAATAGAAG GTATGCTGTCACATCAGTTGAAGCAGCATGTCATCGATGGAGAGAAAACCATTATCCAGAATCCCACAGACCAGCAGAA GAAGGACCATGAAAAGGCTGAATTTGAGGTACACGAAGTATATGCTGTGGATGTTCTTGTCAGCTCAGGAGAGGGCAAG GCCAAGGATGCAGGACAGAGAACCACCATTTACAAACGAGACCCTTCTAAACAGTATGggctaaaaatgaaaacttcacgTGCCTTCTTCAGTGAGGTTGAAAGGCGTTTTGATGCCATGCCATTTACTTTAAG AGCATTTGAAGATGAGAAGAAGGCCCGCATGGGTGTGGTGGAATGTGCCAAACACGAACTGCTGCAGCCATTTAATGTTCTCTATGAGAAGGAGG GTGAATTTGTTGCCCAGTTTAAATTTACAGTCCTGCTCATGCCCAATGGCCCCATGCGGATAACTAGTGGTCCCTTTGAGCCTGACCTTTACAAGTCTGAGATGGAGGTCCAGGATGCAGAGCTAAAG GCCCTCCTCCAGAGTTCTGCAAGTCGgaaaacccagaaaaagaaaaaaaagaag GCCTCCAAGACTGCAGAAAATGCCACCAGTGGGGAAACATTAGAAGAGAATGAAGCTGGGGACTGA